Proteins encoded within one genomic window of Episyrphus balteatus chromosome 1, idEpiBalt1.1, whole genome shotgun sequence:
- the LOC129921287 gene encoding zinc finger HIT domain-containing protein 1 — translation MTGRESNRIKDADKKRVLDEAARERRARKALEALEQDNFHEDPHADLVMSKKLPKFQDSLKSPKEKKPKRKALESKAKYKKSLQQLLEEEKQLRPDGPNWFTAQAKPSKYPPRHFCAVCGVFSKYSCTACGTRYCSIRCLHTHQETRCLKWTA, via the coding sequence atgaCTGGACGTGAATCGAATAGAATTAAAGATGCAGATAAAAAGCGTGTTCTTGATGAAGCTGCTAGAGAACGTCGTGCTAGAAAGGCTCTTGAAGCACTCGAGCAGGACAATTTCCATGAAGATCCACATGCCGATTTGGTGATGTCAAAGAAATTGCCCAAATTCCAAGATAGTCTAAAGAGTCCTAAAGAAAAGAAACCCAAACGGAAAGCACTTGAATCGAAagctaaatataaaaaatctttaCAACAGTTATTGGAGGAGGAGAAACAACTTAGACCAGATGGACCTAATTGGTTTACAGCACAGGCAAAACCATCAAAATATCCACCACGACACTTTTGTGCAGTTTGTGgagttttttctaaatatagTTGTACAGCTTGTGGCACGAGGTATTGTTCCATTCGTTGTCTGCATACTCATCAGGAAACACGCTGTCTCAAATGGACTGCATAA
- the LOC129921288 gene encoding general transcription factor IIH subunit 5: MVNVMKGVLVQCDPAMKQFLLHLDEKLALGRKFIIQDLDEGHLFISTDIVETLQARVDDLMDKISFPLHEKDP, translated from the exons atggTAAATGTTATGAAAGGTGTTCTTGTTCAATG CGATCCTGCAATGAAACAATTTCTTCTTCATTTGGATGAAAAACTAGCTCTGggaagaaaatttattattcaagACTTGGACGAAGGTCATTTATTTATATCAACTGATATTGTTGAAACTTTACAAGCTCGTGTTGATGATTTAATGGATAAAATTAGTTTTCCATTGCATGAAAAGGatccataa
- the LOC129921286 gene encoding meiotic nuclear division protein 1 homolog, producing MSKKKPLSAEEKRTKMLELFHESQDVFQLKDLEKIAPKEKGITQQSVKGVVTELADDGIIDSEKIGTSVYYWAFPKKSINDLRSRLRETEFANVEAGQKVKELEESLKKASEALENIDEVTKIQNEVTLLKVEKTELEKELNSLGENDPELLAAKEDEIKKLFEAANRWTDNIFYIKSWCKTKFGKEDKELDKGFGIPEDLDYLQE from the exons ATGTCAAAAAAGAAACCTCTAAGTGCTGAGGAGAAGCGCACAAAAATGTTAGAACTCTTCCATGAATCACAGGATGTGTTTCAATTGaaagatttggagaaaattgctCCCAAAGAGAAGGGAATCACTCAGCAATCGGTTAAAGGAGTTGTGACCGAGTTGGCCGATGATGGAATTATTGATTCTGAGAAAATTGGAACAAGCGTTTACTATTGGGCTTTTCCAAA aaAGTCAATCAATGATTTAAGGAGCAGACTTCGAGAAACAGAGTTTGCGAATGTGGAAGCTGGTCAGAAAGTCAAAGAACTTGAAGAGTCTCTAAAAAAGGCATCTGAAGCTTTGGAAAACATTGACGAAGTGACAAAAATTCAGAACGAAGTAACTTTACTAAAAGTTGAAAAGACCGAATTGGAAAAGGAACTGAATAGTTTGGGGGAAAATGATCCAGAATTATTGGCAGCAAAAGAAGATGAAATAAAG AAACTATTTGAAGCGGCAAATCGCTGGACAGACAACATATTCTATATCAAATCATGGTGTAAGACAAAATTTGGCAAAGAGGATAAAGAATTGGACAAAGGATTTGGAATACCAGAAGATTTAGATTATTTACAAgaataa